In one window of Candidatus Poribacteria bacterium DNA:
- a CDS encoding phytanoyl-CoA dioxygenase family protein has protein sequence MVTADQVRFFDENGYLNYGPVLTPDEVEALRNGLDRVIELELHGGDDSSPEFRYGHDRRGETPAESGRAARAIHQFVNMWKRDAAYEATIHHPTIAGAARGLLRTPQVRLWHDQIISKPPRDNGHFQFHQDFYFWPLSPPRIVSCWLALDDATVENGCMHVIPASHRDPRFSPEARAADVVAANAASERG, from the coding sequence ATGGTGACTGCGGACCAGGTGAGGTTCTTCGACGAAAACGGCTATCTGAACTACGGACCCGTGCTGACACCGGATGAGGTCGAGGCGCTGCGCAACGGTCTGGATCGGGTCATCGAGCTCGAACTGCACGGCGGCGACGACAGCTCGCCGGAGTTCCGGTACGGACACGACCGGCGCGGCGAGACGCCCGCCGAATCCGGCAGAGCGGCGCGGGCGATCCATCAGTTCGTCAACATGTGGAAGCGTGACGCCGCCTACGAGGCGACGATCCACCATCCCACGATCGCCGGTGCTGCACGGGGCCTGCTGCGGACGCCTCAGGTGCGGCTATGGCACGACCAGATCATCTCGAAGCCGCCGCGTGACAATGGGCACTTTCAGTTCCACCAGGATTTCTACTTCTGGCCCCTCAGTCCGCCCAGGATCGTCAGTTGCTGGCTGGCGCTCGACGACGCGACCGTCGAGAACGGCTGCATGCACGTGATTCCCGCCAGCCACCGCGATCCGAGGTTCAGCCCGGAGGCGCGAGCCGCCGACGTGGTTGCGGCGAACGCGGCGAGCGAGCGCGGG